The DNA sequence CTGGGGTATTATTATACTAACAGCGATGATCTAGGTCTAAAACCAATCCTAAGaatgcaaaaagaaagtgaTCTGTCGAATTACCTTGTCTGATTTTGATGCTCCTGCAagtcctttgtttgtttgtcttttgtttttttttgtttgtttttttttttttctttcaactgaaaCTTCTAAAACTTCAGGGTCATGTTAAAGTATAAACTCTAATGACTTCATGCACCAATTCTTTATGGGCAAATTACCAGAgatctttgattcatttttgtaataaaactTCACATAAGCATAATGTCAACACTGGCTTGGCAAATAGGACAACATTTTGTAATGTTCCAAGAATTCGAACAAACTATGGTTCAATGTAATATTCGATACAATGGACCTACATCAATTGGAATAAAACTGATGAGAGATATTATCTCCCTATTCACTTTATGCAAGCATTTCATTGATCTGTATTAAGTTGTACTACTTCTTGCTATGTTTTGGTGTTTCTATCTGtagttctttgttttcacttatttttaagaattatttgTTCTGTAATTTATTTCCTTAATAAGTGCTTAATATGTAACATGTGAAATGCCTCTTTTCTGACCTCATACTTATTTTCAATTGATATGTGGTGGTCAGCCAACTTAAGTTtagctttttagttattttggGAGACCAGTAactgtttgtatttttaatttctttcctgttgaAATATTTGTGAAAGCACAAGTCAATCATCTATCTCTTAAGTTTTAAGTTTTCAATTGGTTGTTGTATTTTCAGGGAGGAGATAGTAGCTGCCGTGCGCACACAGCGGGAGAAGTTTGACTTGACGGTGCCCGCCAAGCCGAAGGCCAGGGAATGCGCGGATTTGCTCCTGCTGTCCGTTTACGTGTTCATCCCCCCATCTAGAGGGCTGGAAATCCGAACTTTGGAGATAGTGGGGGAAGAAGAATCGCTGGAGGCGCGCAAGGATTCAGCCAGGAATCTTCTGATTCAGATGGCCAACGGTGACATCAAGCTGCATTTCTCCAACTTCAAAACGCGCAAGTTCGTCGGGCGGGACGAAGTGGCTCTTGGGGTGAGGACTGGCCTGTTAGTGATGATCAATTTGACGAGACGACTTTTGTGGTTTTTCGCGCACTGTTCTGTTCGATTTGCCCGCTTTCTTTTTCGTTGTCGTTTGCACGTGTTGAAAACAAGTCTGCATGTGGCTGAAATGTTTAgttcttgtttcatttctatCTTTTCAGAGGGAAGACGAGCTTTGCCGCCTGATGAATCTATACATCAAGGACCACAGGCCTAAACTGGTGACGGCATCCAGCCAGCGTTACCTGCTGTTGGTGAGTTTTGAGACAAGAGCCAGAGAGAGACTGGCCTCTTTAATAGGGGTTGTAAATTGCAGCCATTCACCCCCAGCTGGCCGAATCAAGGatctaacctaaccctaaaccctaaaccttaaaccctaaaccctaaccctaaccctaaaccctaaaccctaaaccctaaaccttagggtttagggttagggtttagggtttagggttagggttagggttagggtttagggttagggtttagggttagggttagggttaggtttaggggttagggttagggttagggatGGTTGAATTCAACCCTAAAGGTTTTAGGGATGGTTGAGTCCAACCCTAaggggtttagggttagggtttagggttagggatGGTTGAATTCAACCCTaaagggtttagggttagggttagggtttagggttagggttgagGGTATGGGTTAGGGTTTAAATCTACCTGAAACAAATACCTTTATATATAACCCTTTGTTTACACAGCAGGGTTGAATAAAACCCTTCAGCTAACCAGCCCTGATCAGTAATTAAAGGGTTGATCAAGGGTTATACTCGACCCTGCCAAATAATCAAAGGATTGACACAGGGTTGACGTTTTAGGGTTGAGTGCAACCCTAACTTGAACCCTGATGATGAATCAAGGGTTTTGATCAACCCTGCTGATTATTGTAAAGCTTGAGGTTTTTGGAATGAATTAGGCCAACCCAAATCCTGTAGGGGGGAGGGGAGAGGAGGATCTTGACCTTGAACCCCTTCTATCTCTctatctctctctctccctctctctctcggGGGGGAGAACTTCCACCGGACCTTTTCTCCCAGGTGGAGGTACTTCCTCGACATTCCCCTCCAGTCCTTCGAGGGACTCGCCAGTTCTGTTGAGAAGAGGCGAGTGTAGAGCACGACCTCCCCCCGTCCTAGACCTCTTCCGACCAGGTAACTGTTGCTCCTTACGAGAAAGAGCTCCAGTTTTCACCCAGACGAGTCAaggccttgaaaaaaaaataaaaaagtcgCATGGCACTTGATGACAGAGCACCTTCTTACACTTGTGGGACTTAAAAGTTGTTATACGCATGCGCAGGACGAGATAATGCttcttttcctcttaaaatatCGGGGAAAAATCGTGAAAAATTGCCAATAAATCAGGCAAGTAGCTGCAACATGAGGAAGTCTAGGACCGTGTCCACGTCCACTAGAAGTagattaaaatgaagaaaatgacaTCATGTCCTCTCGGACGAAGATAGACTGTGTAGGAGGCAAGGATCAGCACAGGTTTAAAGATACAGGCCAACGTCATGCATCATCCAGCTGCCCTTACCCTAAGGTCATGCCAGGGGAAATCTCAGACGCCTAGCTCTCAATCTCGCAGAGATATGGTGGGTTGATCTTTGGATAGAACTTGGTGCGATCGATGTTTTAGCGGCTGCGCAGTAATAGAGTTTGCAAGAGAGGGATGCGCATTGTGCACTTCCCAGCTGCCGTGCTCAATACCTCATAGCACAGCAAATCTTAGATCCCTAGCTCTTAACCTCACAGAGATAGAGTCGGTTGATCTTTGCATGAGTTCAGCGGCTGCACGGGAGGCAGTAACCGAGAGAGACGGACGCATCTGCCCATCGCTTGAGAGCCCTGACAGAAATGTCATCGCACGCCAAATCTCATATCCGTAGCTCTCAACCTGACAGAGATACGGCCTGTTCAACTTGGCACAGAGCGTTGTAACACCGAAGTTCTTTCTTCTACAGTAAGCGCTGATCTAGGCCAAAGAACGCGCATTGTGCAACTCCCGGCTGCTCTGATCGAGACCTAGTTGCATGCCAAATCTCAGCTCATTAGCTCGCAGACTCGCTGAGATATGGGCTGATCTTGGccagctagctagctagcacGCCCTGCCAGCCTAACCACTACTCTCGCACCGTTGCATCATGGGTAATCCTTAACCGTCTTCGAAAGGGATGCCCGCCAAAATCACACACGATAGTTATACGCTAGCAAAGTCTCGCTTGGGGCAAGCAAATTCCATCCAAACTTAGCACAACGCAAGGCAAGTGGGCCCTGACTCACACTGCTGTGCTTTATTTCCACGGCTTTTGCCACTTCTACTCGCCAGCCCCGAATGAAACTTTACCGTAACTCCAGTCCGTCTGGCTCACTCAAAGGAACATCCCTCAGTTCTTCGAGGGATGCAGCTGACTTGCGGGCTTCAAGACTTTATGATGTCTCTCCACCACCAGACGGACAAATAGCTCCATAACTACTGAGAACCACAAGCGCCGCCGCCTtccatcgatcgatcgatcgatcgatcgagTACGCCTGGGCCAGCGACTTCACCTTGCGAGTCCTTCTGGGATTACTGCGCAGTTCTAAAAGTGACTCATGTGTAAACATTCTGGCTGGATTTGACAAAACCTTTCCACATCGCAAAGTTATCCGCTATGTTTGCTCGTCTGTGGCTTGTTTTTCATCAAGGAATGGAATGGACTCTCGCATAACCCCCCTACCCTCCTCGCTCACCCTCGTGTTACCGTGCAACGTGGACTCAGCAAAACGGGTTAGTGCAGCTCCACCACTTCTGCTCATGTTTTATGGCTTTCTGCTCGGCTACTGTGCCCATTAAAAGTCTCATTTTGGCCAAGGAAAGTCTACCGAACAGTAGTTCGTTCCATCGATGGAACATATCGAGACACTGGCTTCTTCGCCGTTTCATTGCAACGCCGTACGTTCAGACAGACGTCAAcaaatgtaaatattattgattGCCTTTTGTCTGCCATCTTATTACTGTGCTTATTTCGCACATTTACAATCTCTTTCTAAGCGATATTCTGCCATCTGTCTTGGAGCTACTTGAACTGATTTTATGTTTGATAACATGTCTACAATTTAATGCAATGCTTGACCCTACATTTTACATGCCAAGTTAATATATGTTAGAGTTCATCTTGATGACATGTAGAAAGGTGTTTCCTAAAAATCAGCCACTGTCATGCAAGTGTTGAAATGTACAGTGCCAGGCTTCTAATAAAGAGTGAATTTCCTTGAATTGCCATCCTTTAAAATGACCTGAAAGCAGAAAATTGCAAGGGTTagtgttagggttaggggtgTTCCACCTTCTTCATAGGATTCATATCACTGGAAATAAAACATTGTCCACAACGTTTTGTCAGTTTATTGCttgggtttagggttaggctTAGGTAGTTTGCTCTCTCACCTTAAAGACGATGCTTTTACTTTAAAATTGCCTTCTTTCACCTCGAGAAGGGTGTTTTTGCTCGGTGACACACCAGATCGGGGGTGCTTTTGCTCGGTGACACACCCGATCGGGGGGTGTTTCTGGCAGATTCTACATTCTTGGGGGTGTTTGGAAGAGAATGCGCACCCTGTGTGGGGTGATTTGCAACCGGGGCCTCCTTCTAGcggggtttttttttcttgccaagAAACCCTGAACGGGTTGATTCGCTCTCAAAGCCACATCGTTAGCGAGGTGAGTTATTTTGGAAAAACACCCTAGCTGGGATGTTTTCTGGCCATCATTCACCCTAAGTCTCGCCAATGTTGACcttttctctttgtcttttgtttgtttgtttgttttttgctttttcccgCCACAGAACAAGAGTGGAGACATGTACACGGCGGCCGCCTTCTCCGCTTACATGAAAACTCTACTGTTTGGTCCGAGAGGCATGCTGGCGTCGGTCAACGTGCTGAGATCCTCCTTCATCAACTGGGCCTCCGGCAAGGAGttggtttttttggtttttgttgttgctttgctttgtttttttttgttttgttttgcatgggTTAGGGttggcttttgttttgtttctgtttgcatttctcaatttgttgactgatcttttcttttctcttctcttctctcCTTTTGAACGCTGAGAGGGACTGCACGGAAGCCATGAAAAATTCGCCGGCCACCACTCTCCGAcattcaaaatgccctctattAAAATAAGATGTAATACGTACGTGCGAGTTTgcgagtgttttttttttcgatattcAAAATAATATGTTCATTTTGATGAATGGCCACTTTCACATCCGAGTCACTACCCAAGAAgttacaaagtgaaatgattAAACAGTGAGTTTATAGTTTGTATACCTCAGGTATGTGCTACCCAGGCCAAGAGGTTACAAAGGGTTTCGCTCATAAGAATGCGCGCTCTCTCTTTCTCGGCCATCAAAGATCATCTAAATCAACTTGcatcatttcaaaacaccCACCATCGCGCGGAATGTTTTCTCTACTAGGCCATGGACAGTTTTTGGCTTCGCCAACCCCCCCCTTGTACCTCAAAATCGCGCTCAAGGTTCAGCCAAATCACTCATTCCCAGGCCTCCTACTCGCTCTTACACTGACTTCTTGCCATTCAACAACGTTGTTCCAACAACAAGGACGAACACACACACATCACTTTGGACGTATAGGCTTAGGGGAGTGTCGTTTGTTGAGCCGGGTCGAGTAAAAGCTCTTGTCAAAtctatccatccatccatcgaTCGATAGTCACTAGTAACCTTTAATACAAGCCAGCCAAACTCATCCAAAATTGACCAGCAGACAGGCAAACACCAGTTTTCAACTATTCACTAGTCACACCTTTGCAAAGTTCCCCGTTGAGCTGGCCCTTTTTGCACACCAATTCTCCACTCAATTCTTGTCCTCTCCGCCGCCATCTTGTAAACAAGCCAGTCTCCACACAGCAGGAGAGGGGCCTGGATTTTTGCCCCGTTTGAGGCAAAAACACAGGCCTCTTTCCGTCAAGCCCACCAAACTTAAAAAGCGATGACTCGTGCAATGCACTATTTTCTCACTTAGGAAAGAGTCTTCTCACGACATCTCTAATCTCTcaatattatttcaatttgCAAGCGGatcgttttcattttcactagTTGCCTTCACTATGTCTGATACAGCGAGCTCTCCAATCCATAACACCTTCCAAACTATTTTGTGGTTTTCCAAAATGGGTTTAAACAatgttttcatgtatattttgaCTGCATAAATTGTAAACTTGAAGGAATAAAGCAATTCTTGCGGACACTTAGTGAATTCAGAGAGAGAGAGCATAAAACTGACTATGTGGAATACAGTGGAGaaggttttggccaaaatcgacTGCCAAGAGTGACTTgcctatttttcaaaagtttattccccacacattttgcaaattgATTGATCTCACTGGTGACTGTTTCTCTCCATCTGTGACTTAAGCAACAGAAATTATGTGGTCATCTCTGACTGGTGCCACAGAAATTCTGCGACCATCTCTAACCAGTGCCACAGAAATTAATTAGTTTGATAATTCTTATATTTACTACATACAACCAgtgctgcagaaattctgcggcCATCTCTGGCTGgtgctgcagaaattctgcggtCATCTCTTACTGGTGCCACAGAAATTCTGTGGCCATCTCTGATTGGTGCCACAGAAATTCTGCGACCATCTCTAACCAGTGCCACAGAAATTAATTAGTTTGATAATTCTTATATTTACTACATACAACCAgtgctgcagaaattctgcggcCATCTCTGACTGgtgctgcagaaattctgcggtCATCTCTTACTGGTGCCACAGAAATTCTGTGGCTATCTCTGACTGgtgctgcagaaattctgcagtCATCTCCAGCCAGTGCCACAGAAATTCTGCGGCCATCTCTCACTGgtgctgcagaaattctgcggtCATCTTCAACCAGTGCCACAGAAATTCTGTGGCCATCTCTGACTGgtgctgcagaaattctgcagtCATCTCCAGCCAGTGCCACAGAAATTCTGCGGCCATCTCTCACTGgtgctgcagaaattctgcagtCATCTTCAACCAGTGCCACAGAAATTCTGTGGCCATCTCTGACTGGTGCCacagaaatgaattttttccaCTAAATAATAACTTGTAATTATTCATTTCAGATACACAAGAATATACATAGGCAAAATGTACTTCCATTTCAAATGGCAAAGTTTTTTGATAATTCCTATAAATCATTTACTTCATACAAATCCAATGTTTATGATGGGTAGTGGTGCTTTTTAATGATTCACTGTGTGGTTTttcaaataacattaaaaaaaagtatatttttatAATATAAGACAATGGGAAGGAAAgtcaaaataactgaaaaccCTGGTTACACATTATCTCTGAGAACAGTGTACctatttttaagaaatgttttagTTGATGGCATTAGTCTGTTGTCTTCTGTGAGGTGAAAATCACAGCAAACAATGCAGGATTTTGGCAAATCCTCAAGCCAAGGCTCTGTTCTTCTTCAAGGAATATTTTGAGGTGACCATTTTCCACCATATGACCCTTTCCAgtaatgaattttaaaatgtgtttcCCCGACAGATATTACTTTTCCAAGCACTGGcattttatcataattttccaaaaatactGCCACAAAACAAGCAGCATGTAAATTTTCCAGAAAGTTATCTGTCACTTCCACTCGATCTCTTCTTTCCCGTGGGTTCCTATAACGTCCAGTGTATATCTACAATAAAGAATGAAACACAAAGTTAAAACCAAAAAGTGACAAATAAACTAATTCAGTCCTTTTGTCATCCCTTGAGACAAACAAAtatttggttctttttttatcactATTGGCATGACTGGCATTTTtcagggaaaaaataaataaataaacacaaaaaataacttcaagAATCTAGTTAACTAAATAATCATTACTATTCTACAATTGATGGTTCTATTCATCTTTAGCCACTTCTGAGTGAGCCTAAGCTCACAAGTCTTaatggtttttatttttttctttcattaattttatacctgtaaaatttcataacattaatttttattgggaaaaggaaaaaaatgaataaataaccATGGTAACCACATGCTGCTGTTGGACTCACCTCTTGAGTTTGCTGAGTCTCTCTTTCTCGCAACTCTAACAAATCAGGCGCGATAAGGGAGGTGGGAGGGGCTGGTTCTGTCCTCGCtgattttgctaatttttctATTGGGCAACAGTAACTTGCAGGAACAAATGTAAGTTCATCCAGTTGATGCAACCACTTTTCCCAAGTATCAGATGCTTCCTTTGGCATGTTGTGTTGATACCTAGGAATGTCTCTTCTCAAAGCATCAACATCCGACTTTGCAAGAGATGGAGTGACTAGTTTAGGCTGTCCAGTGGGTACAgactgaagacaaaaaaacaaaaacagatcGTCCATAAAAAAATGCATAGTCTTTTCATCTCAGCACATAGAAAGTTCACAGAACAATGGCTGTctaattttaaaatctttctATCGACTTTAAGCTAAGGATGTTGTCATAAAATGGTGGTTTCATTTAAGTTTCTGAATGTTGATGTATGAGTAATTCTTTCTTACTGATGGTTGAAGTTTAATATACTCTGTTTTGGCAGTTAGTTTATAATGATACAAATTCACCTTCAGGATAATGACTGGCCCCTGCCACTCTTCATGGCTCCAGTTTCTGTAATACATCTCAGCTTTCCCAGCATCATTGCACTTaaacttgaaacattttggAACTGTATGAGCATGCAATTCCTCTGCATAGTCCTCAACCCATGATCGTATATCATACACAACTGCCATCTGATATGGCTGTGGAGAGGGATTACTCATACATGATGACAATGCCTGGagcaaatcttaaaaaaaaataaaaaagacatcaaaaattattatgattagAGTAATCtgtaactattattatttattcccATTCAGGCATGAATTTTTCTAGCCATAtttgctactgcttaagtagcactcaaaactgtgaggatcattcaacttcatttcttcttattattattattattattgttattattattactatttttattgttacacTGGATTCATGATCATCACAAGCAAAGATTGGCTTCAAagtatattaaaaataaaatcatgaCAGAGCTTCTCACCTTCAACAACATATACATCACACTTGTCCAAAAACTTTGAGAAGACTCCAAAGAATGCATCGATATCTTCATGGGTATGTCCAATAGGCAGAAAATTTACTcttatctaaaaaaaaaggcaaaggaaaAAGACTCTTACTTGCCGGCATTTggttataaaaattataaaagagAACTGTATGAATCATTTGACAGATGCTGATAAAGTTGTTCATAATAAGCATCATAAGTGGAATAACTGACTGAAAGCACCTCATACCTTATCAAAAATCTTCTTTTCAACAAGAAGTGCAAGAAGGGCAAACATGTAccggtttttgttttctcgaaCACAGTTGTGAAACTGGAGATACAAGATGGGAGGCAGTAAGTAATTATTTGTCCAATATACCAGCACATCCAGAAGTACAGTCATGGTTAGGTTAGCATCATGTGGGAATTGGTAATAATCAAAGGATCCATAAACTTCTTTTCCATGTGCTGACTGGCCACTATGTACAATACAACCAACAAGATGGGTGCCAACAGTGGCGAGGGCAGACATGGCTTTGCTTATCCTTATCAGTTTTGGTACATTGGTGGTATGTTGATCCATGCCATCTGCAATGCTGGTCATATAACGTTCAggatattttcttgttttgtaccGATGAAGGTAGTAAGCTCTTCTTTCCTGCCTATGTAAACAAAGCATTAAACCAAGTTAACACAACTTTAGCTCCTCCCAAACAGACCTTCCCATTCATGCCTGTAATTAATTGGTCACTCATACTTGAGACAACCTATCAGCATTCCAAAATGCAAGGTTAGGCACTTGCAATCTTTGTCTGCTGTCTGTGAGCATGTTTATACTCATGGAAAATAAGTCTTTGTTTACCTTCCAGCTTGGCTCCCTGTTTCCtatttaacattaattttgtgtcataAACAAAGGTAGGACCACAATGCCAAGAATGACTAATATTCTGGTtcaaaaatttatctaaatGTTGCACGCTATACTTACCAAACCAGTTCAAGATGAAGCTTCAGCAAACCATCAATTTCTGCTCTCCTGGCTTTGTCCATAgttctctctttctcttgtttatattttgtaCAGTCTGTGCATTTAGTAAAACGGTTTTCCTGTGAAAGGTCGAGGAAACAACAATATTAAAGATTAAAACCTCTATTGTACATGACCTAAACAAATGTCCTGGCAAGCACATGCAATGATAAGATACTTAAAATAACATTAGCACAGTTCAGAAGTAAATCTTTACATTTAATACAGTGTATCATTTTTGCCAGAGTGTTTTCATGATTGAAATGGACACTACAATAAAACATGAGGCTCTGAAGATGTTTACAACTTGACTGCTGAGCTGTTACAAATATGATAATATATTATGTATACCTTTGGTATGAGAACATGGAAATGTTTTTCCCAGATATTGTAGAAATGGGAAAGAGACACAGTTGGCAGATTCAATGCAGTATTCTCTTCCATCATCTTcttgtatatgtatatgtaaaccctaaccctaaccctaaaaacCTGGTTCTGATTATGGCAGGGTTGACAGGGTGGCAGgggtggcagggttggcctagtggtgagagcacttgccttccaccaatgtggcctgggttcgatttccgcactcggcgtcatacatggattgagtttgttggttcagGAAGCAGATCGTCTCCTTGATGGAAAACATGGTGCGAAGGGAATGATTATCTTTTCCCCAGATTTGAACAGGGTGGAACAGGCTACAATAGCAAAGTTGCCCAATTTTCGTGGAGCATTTTTGGCTGTTGGGGATGCTTATGATGACTGTGAGGTAAATATTTTTGGGACTATGAAACTGCAAGGTACACAGTTAATCCTAACCAACAGGCTCCAAACTTTTGGAATTAGATTTATGACAATTTTACATTTGATTTAATAGGATATGATACCTAAAACCCCGAAACAAATCTTAGTGTTTTTAGAACTTATGTACCATGTGAAAATCGACTTTATAAATATATCATGGAGTTTGGATAACTACAACATTTTATCATTTGGCTCAGTTTCCTGTGTTCTTTATTGCTGATAACAATAGCAAAACAATTGATAACAAGTGTAGAATTCTCCTGATCTTATTTGCCTAAACATACCGTACAAAAGACTCACTGATAAACCGCACCTTTTCCCCAGAAATTGCCGTTCGAAATCGTGTGTGCGGCTCTAATATCTGCGAAACCATTTGGAGGAAGTGAATATCCGTATCCGtgaattgaaatttttatgtaaaagcatctttaaaaaagaaagaactgcATAAGACTAAAACAACGTATTGGTCATAGCGAATATAATTCGTGATGTTTCCGGTTCCAGTCTTGCATCGTCTCAACTAATGCGTGGCTACTAAGCTACCGACATCAACAACGAACACGccaaatttatgaaaaactgtTGATTTAACAAGAAATGCCTGTCGGCAAAGAGCAGAATGACATCAACCATTTATACCTTTCAATGTTGGCGAGGTTTAAGATCCGATGAAACTCCAGTTTTTCCTCCAGAATTCAAGTTGATAAACACTAGTTACGGCTTATCTGTGAGTCTTTTCACTATTCCATAGAgcttgtgtttgtagagaATCTGATTTAAATTTCATAGTGCTTGTTCACAGGGCATTAACTTAAACCTTTTTGCATTAGGAAACCTCACCAAGTGGTTGTTAAAGTGAAACATGATATCATTTGATAgtcatgtttttgagaatgtgATTctgcttttgtctttgtgtgcAGATTGCTTTAAGCATGATTAGACTTACATCCAAGCTGAATTTCACGAAGACAACTTCATTCAACCTTGTGTTGTTTGTGAATGTGGACAGTGTAAGGGTGGTGAAAGAAAGGATGATGGGAGAGGGAGCAGTGGACACCCAAACAGCCCACTTCTATGTTAAGAATAGTCATCAAAGCAGAGACCGAACAGGTATGTATAAAATATTCCTTGCCTGCAGcatcatttccattttttcatttacatatGTTAAACCATTTCTTTTACTTAAGTTAGAAATACAGAAAAGGTAATACCTTTATTAACTGGTTTCTATTGTATTGTTTCTATCATAGACCCTGGTTTATTAAGATTCTGTCTCAAATTTAGGAGATTGAAATGGATAATAGTCTTGCAAATGTTTAAGGCTTAGTATTGCTATCAAATCAAAGATTACTGTTAGGTAGGGAAACTGTTGGGGGAGAATTTTCTTCCTTGATAAGAGATAATGACATGTACTGTAAAGCTTTGTAGAAATTCATTTGGTgtgaattgaaacattaacagttagttttgtctttttccttgGTTTCAGGCCCTTATTTAAAGGAATCATTAATTACATTTATAATTGGGCACTGGTCAGTTTCACGACAAGTGACATCAAGGCATCTGTCTGCTTCAAATTTGGATAATGTCATTAGTTTAGATGGAAGCCAAATGAGATTTTGCCAGAGGAAGCTTTTTCCTGGTTAGTCCAAAATCTGTCCTATGAAGGAGACACAGTGATTGACATGGACAATGACAGAGCAGGCATTTTCACTGCAGCCCTTAAAGAAGGACGCAGTGGTGTTTGGATAACATCTCAATCATCTGATGTACAACAGAGACTAAGACTACAGACTATTTTTGCACAAGGTCCAGATGTATCATCAACAGACTCTGAATCTGAATTAGAGTGATacataattataaaatttatatgtatatatatatatgtattatCTTCCtgcattttcaagttcttgttACTATTTCATTGcattaaatttgcttttatcaaaAACTGACAGTTTGTCTCTCAACTTGTCATAGTAGCTTGAGGTCAAAATGCTCTTCTTGTATTTCTGCGGGATGTGTCCTTGTCGTGTGCCGCAGAATTTCTGTGATATCTGTTCTTGTCATTGGCTGTAGAATTTCTGCGGCATGTGTCCTAGTCGTGTGCCACAGAATTTCTGCAGGATGTGTCCTTGTCAGGGGCCGCAGAGTTTCTGAGGCATGTGCCCTTGTTGTGTGCCGCAGAATTTCTGTGATATGTGTTTTTGTGATAggctgcagaatttctgcagcatATATTCTTGTCATGggctgcagaatttctgtggCTTGTTTTCCTCGCATGggctgcagaatttctgcggTATGTGTTCTTCTCATAGGCTGCAGAATTTTTATAGGATGTGACCTTGTCATGGGCCG is a window from the Acropora palmata chromosome 1, jaAcrPala1.3, whole genome shotgun sequence genome containing:
- the LOC141892874 gene encoding uncharacterized protein LOC141892874 isoform X2, with translation MSNHLSALIYAAKFLHRNAAPDYKDVAIIRRLRTQARLLQKEGDVERPQTKEDLQAQNRWLPWEEIVAAVRTQREKFDLTVPAKPKARECADLLLLSVYVFIPPSRGLEIRTLEIVGEEESLEARKDSARNLLIQMANGDIKLHFSNFKTRKFVGRDEVALGREDELCRLMNLYIKDHRPKLVTASSQRYLLLVSFETRARERLASLIGVVNCSHSPPAGRIKDLT
- the LOC141892874 gene encoding uncharacterized protein LOC141892874 isoform X1, which produces MSNHLSALIYAAKFLHRNAAPDYKDVAIIRRLRTQARLLQKEGDVERPQTKEDLQAQNRWLPWEEIVAAVRTQREKFDLTVPAKPKARECADLLLLSVYVFIPPSRGLEIRTLEIVGEEESLEARKDSARNLLIQMANGDIKLHFSNFKTRKFVGRDEVALGVRTGLLVMINLTRRLLWFFAHCSVRFARFLFRCRLHVLKTSLHVAEMFSSCFISIFSEGRRALPPDESIHQGPQA
- the LOC141890821 gene encoding uncharacterized protein LOC141890821 isoform X2, encoding MDKARRAEIDGLLKLHLELVWQERRAYYLHRYKTRKYPERYMTSIADGMDQHTTNVPKLIRISKAMSALATVGTHLVGCIVHSGQSAHGKEVYGSFDYYQFPHDANLTMTVLLDVLVYWTNNYLLPPILYLQFHNCVRENKNRYMFALLALLVEKKIFDKIRVNFLPIGHTHEDIDAFFGVFSKFLDKCDVYVVEDLLQALSSCMSNPSPQPYQMAVVYDIRSWVEDYAEELHAHTVPKCFKFKCNDAGKAEMYYRNWSHEEWQGPVIILKSVPTGQPKLVTPSLAKSDVDALRRDIPRYQHNMPKEASDTWEKWLHQLDELTFVPASYCCPIEKLAKSARTEPAPPTSLIAPDLLELRERETQQTQEIYTGRYRNPRERRDRVEVTDNFLENLHAACFVAVFLENYDKMPVLGKVISVGETHFKIHYWKGSYGGKWSPQNIP
- the LOC141890821 gene encoding uncharacterized protein LOC141890821 isoform X1, whose amino-acid sequence is MVSQILEPHTRFRTAISGEKENRFTKCTDCTKYKQEKERTMDKARRAEIDGLLKLHLELVWQERRAYYLHRYKTRKYPERYMTSIADGMDQHTTNVPKLIRISKAMSALATVGTHLVGCIVHSGQSAHGKEVYGSFDYYQFPHDANLTMTVLLDVLVYWTNNYLLPPILYLQFHNCVRENKNRYMFALLALLVEKKIFDKIRVNFLPIGHTHEDIDAFFGVFSKFLDKCDVYVVEDLLQALSSCMSNPSPQPYQMAVVYDIRSWVEDYAEELHAHTVPKCFKFKCNDAGKAEMYYRNWSHEEWQGPVIILKSVPTGQPKLVTPSLAKSDVDALRRDIPRYQHNMPKEASDTWEKWLHQLDELTFVPASYCCPIEKLAKSARTEPAPPTSLIAPDLLELRERETQQTQEIYTGRYRNPRERRDRVEVTDNFLENLHAACFVAVFLENYDKMPVLGKVISVGETHFKIHYWKGSYGGKWSPQNIP
- the LOC141890831 gene encoding uncharacterized protein LOC141890831; amino-acid sequence: MTSTIYTFQCWRGLRSDETPVFPPEFKLINTSYGLSIALSMIRLTSKLNFTKTTSFNLVLFVNVDSVRVVKERMMGEGAVDTQTAHFYVKNSHQSRDRTGPYLKESLITFIIGHWSVSRQVTSRHLSASNLDNVISLDGSQMRFCQRKLFPGFLGYCKTTLGSEETLNTDCFLRTGLIEGYVEFLQVSFHTSKRR